From the Xenopus laevis strain J_2021 chromosome 7L, Xenopus_laevis_v10.1, whole genome shotgun sequence genome, the window ACTCAGTTTATAGCTGTGTAGAAGATCCATAAATGTAACTGTTCAGGGAGTCCTGGTCACTATCCTATGCTGTGTAGGAGAGAAGTGCCCCATTTTGTCCCTAGGGTAGAAAGGCAGTTGCTGGTTCCCTAGTGTGTGAATTTGGTGGCAACTTGTGCTCAATATCTTTATTTACTCCATCACAGCAGGAGGAGGATCTGCCAGACAGCCGGAcatggaggtaggcctcagtacaGGACTCCAAGCCCTAAATTATAATTCCTTGGTGATACTGGGGTACACGGAATGATGCTTAGCAAGTACTACCATGGTATAATTGCCGTCATTATTTTTGACACACCCTATAAAAAGTTTATATTCTCACTGCATTTCCCAATCCCTCCAATGAAGCGTTATCTCTGGTGTAAAGAAGGACAGGCAGAACCTGGGACTGGAAGCAGCAAGGTGCCTTTCTCTCAGTTCTGATATcggaaaaaattaaaagtttttacCCAGAATGAGTGTCTGGTGCATGAAACCCAATCTCCGAGCCACGGGCTCTCTCAGATAACAATCCATTCGCTGACCTCACATGTAAATATAGAATACACTAATTACAGCTTGTTCTTACCCGTCAGCTAAATTACTTTGCTGCAATAACAGATTTGattaatttgctgcatttatgATGCAGCAATATTTAGAAATGTTGCCCCAATGTTTTCATCCGGGATCCTTGGGCAATGGATGGCCGGCAGCATGAGGGTCAGCGCCATAGATCTTGCACTGGTTGCTATGAATTTGCTATGGAGGATATAAAACAGGCAACATATACTGGGCATTGAACATAgcaacagagcatttgtttttagatgggggtcagtgacccctatttgaaagctggaaagagtcaatagTTAATAGAAAATagttaaaaagctataaaaaataaatcatgaggTTGAAagattgaaaggtttcttagaattgTACATTCTATAaactactaaaaattaacttaaaggttaaccacccctttaagacaaataTTCTCTATCTAACATACAGTAACTGCACCTCTATTTCATACAGATTGAGCTCACTTTACGGTAGCATGTTGCACATTGAACTGATCTATGGGTGCCAGATTCATCAGTTGTCTTCTCTGTCCCTTCTATTCAGAAAAGGGAATCTCTATAACAAAGGGAATCTCTATAACAAAGGGAATCTCTATAACAAAGGGAATTCTATGTATTGATATGAACTTTTCCCAGATGCTTCTCTCCAATTTTATCTCCTTGGCTTTCAGGTTCATCTTCTTGCTGAGAAAAAATGTGAGCGGCTCCTTTTAAAGAAGCATCACGATGTCCTAGAATGTCAGAAGGAGGATCTGCTTAAAGAGAAAGAGGAGCTTACAACTATTCTTGTATGTCAAAAGCTATAAGGCTATTTTACTGTATTAAAGGTGgagttcacctttcagttcacatatagtatgttataggatgcaacttttcaattagtcttcatgtTTTGTATTGAAGAGTTCAGTCATTTATCTCTCAGGCAATTACCACATCTGGGCACACGGATAATTCTCAAACTCAGAAGATAAGGTTTATCATAAGATTTATTATAAGGTGCACCACACCGCAGATTTAGCAATACAGCAAATCAGACAGAGAATTCTGCCCTTCAAATTTTTGTTATACAATTTTATTCCCAGATCGAAACATCAATAACATTTTAGATTACGTATTTTACTTCAATCACTCCAACtcgcagtgcagcagtaaagagtgactgaagtttatcagagcacaagtcacatgactgggggcagctgggaaactgacaatatgtctagccccatgtcagatttcaaaattaaatatcaaaaaatctgtttgctcttttgagaaatggatttcagtgcagaattctgctggagcagctctattaactgatgtgttttgaaaaaaacatgttttcccatgacagtatccctttaagtatcattTGTTACGAAGCTGATTTTTATAGATTAGCTTGTTTAGACATTTTTCGTATATTATTTATAGTCTGAATTCTAGGGGTATGTTCCTATTACATTTTGTACACTAGCAAGCAAGGACTTTGACTTTAACCCTTTACTAGCCAACTTTGTCAGCTTGACCTGATTTTGCGGCCAAGTTAGTATATTCAATCTTAAAAATATTGTATCGTTTTGGAATCTCTTACCTTTTTCATCATGCCTTTATCTAGCAGTCCAAAACTTACTGGTCTGCTtggcttttactttttatatcttATTCTTATTCACACCGCTGCCTGGTTGattctggagagctgctaaataccaattgtaaaatattactgtctacatcatgctaaaagtttatttaatatgATAAGAAtatgaatttcccctttaaatctgaggGTTCAGTCATTTTATAGTCTATACAATGGATTTGTATGGTGGCAAATTGTAATTCTAAGTGAATTTGTATCCTTTCATTAAAAGGGGCTTCATTTAGGCACCTCCTAAAACATGAGTATTCCTTTTATTAGGCAGGGATAAAAAAGCAAATGGCAGAAGAAGAGGAAAAGTTTATGAAAGAAGTTATGGAGTTTAACAGTAACTATGGGCTGACAAGTAAAAGAGACGTGTTGCTCAGAGAACAAGCCAAAGCTGAGATGGAGCGGCTAGAGATGGAGGCAGAGGCACTGATGAATGGTGGGTATCACAAATAACATGGGCACCTTGGGAATGAATTGCACCTCTAGGATTAGGGTGTTTAGTGAAAGTTATATCATTTGGTCTTGTGGTTTTGCCTTATCAGTAAGTTTACTGGTCAACCTCTTTTACTTTCAGGCTGAAAGGTTTTTGCTCCAACACCAATAAAATGGTACAGAATTCAAGATGGTTGCCTTTgctaagcttaaaggagaactaaaccctaaacattaatatggccaaaaatggcatatttttatacagtgaacttattgcacgaggctaaaatttgagcttgtcaatagcagcaatgatccaggacttcaaacttgtcacagggggtcaccatcttggaaagtgtctgtgacactcacatgctcagtgggctctgattggctgttgagaagctaagcttagggctcgtcactaattatccagcagaaaatgagcttccctggctgtaatataagcttatgctacaggtttgctgattattcaattctggtgctaattgcactggtttctgtgctgcaatgtagtaattatgtatattaattactaatcagccttatattgtgacatttctattctatgtgtactgtatattgtgagtggctccctaagctcagtaagtgacagcagcacagagcatgtgcagtgaatcagcagaaaagaagatggggagctactggggcatctttggagacacagatctttactgctaaagggctgtggttgccttgggctggtacagaagcacaaaacatcatgcacaacatttctacctacttctttagttaagctttagctctcctttacaTTTCTCGAAATCATCGACTTTCTGTATCTGTAGAAGACGTCTTCCTCAGAGGGCATCATAGGATCCGccttgaattcaaatcgaattcaaattgaatacgATCAAACTATATTTGAGTTTAAACTTGAATGTgaggaaggcagcaaacatctccaaattgatccctgggcatctcccattgacttaaacagcaatttggcaggttttaggtgaatagtcaaattagaattcttaaaggggttagaatttttttaaaaacttgaatcgaatttggataactccctagtcaaatttgacagttttgaccataaaaaaaatcgaaaattctacccttaataaaaaaaccttgttttTGGTCCaataaaaaattactttgttCTGACAGTTTCGTTCCATAATGATGATTCTTGTTTCTATAGAAATGGAATCCTTGAAACATGAAAGTTTCCATCTAAACACCCTACAAGTTCAGAAGAAGACCCTCAACAATAAACTGGCCCAACTGCAAAACACTCTGAAAGGTACTCGCTCCTTCCCTATATTGATTCACAGTTGAAAAGCTCCAATGGGTTTATTCTACCAGTGAAGTGATGGTTTTCTTGCTTTGGATACAATTTCAACTAGATATTGAAGACAAGATCTCTGAAGCCATTGAGACCACAGAGAGATTGGAAGCAGAAAAGATGTTGGTCAGTCAGAAGCCTCAGTCGGATGCAGAGTGTTTAAGGTGAGATAAGTTCACATGGACACATTGGATTTCTaaaatccaattatttttaaGCACCATTTTACTCTGGTCACCAAGAGGTCACCATGTGTAGTAGAACAGATAaccttgctttaaaggagaagggaaaacTAACAAAGctatttattgccaatagattagccttaatagtacaagctataacactatatttattctgcagaatgctttaccatacctgagtaaacagctctagaagctctctgtttggttatggtagcagctgccatattagcttggtgtgacatcacttcctacctgagtttctccctgctcactcatagctctgggctcagattacagtagggaggggagaggagcaaactgagcatgctcaagccctagccctggaggtttaagctgaaaacaggaagtctgatacagaagcccatgagtacacaatagaaggaaagaaatgtgctgtttcttttgacagaggactcggagcagcattactttgaggggttactggtgtatttatatagacctttctgctgaagcttacttagttttagcctttacttctcctttaaaggagagctaaagcttatAAAAAGCAGGATAAAattctgcaaattattttttgaggTCCTTTACCAGCCTAAGGCCACATTAACTGTTTGGCATGGAAGGTTTGTGTGCAGTTGCTGCACATCTGCTTTTTTTTTGATTGTCACTTACCTGACATAAAGAAGAGTCAATATACTTTGTTTATAGACTATAGGCTATAgacacaaggctgattagtaattaattctgaTTCTCATTACACGACAGTATAGAAGTTACTGCAATTGCCATctgaaattaataatcagccctgtttagttctcctttaacccaggCTGTTTCTCAAATGGAACAGTTCAAGTGTATGGAGGTTGATCACAAATTCATTATATCCCCTGCTACTTCTAAATTAGCTAGTGATGCCCTAAAGGCACTGGGTAAGAATTTCCATTAGTCAGAGCCCTGTTTTGAGGGATCCATATACAAAGAGGGATTTTAATCTAATTCTGTTATAAAACCACCATATTATCTGTCCATATTGCACTTTATGTCATCTATAAAGATTAGAGGCAATAGTAGATAGTTGACCCTTTGGACCTGGAGCAGAAGGTCAGCAGCGATGAGCAAATCTGGTCCGTTTTACCGAGAAATCTGCGAAACATatttcacaaaacgcattgaagtcaataggcatttttacGGGCGACAAATTTTTACAGGCACAACAATTTgtcgtttttcttatggcgaatttttttgtcctaatgcataaaagtcaatgggagttttttcttatggcgacttttttctcctaatgcattaaagtcaaagggcgttttttCTAATGCCGATTtcttttgtcataatgcattaaagttaatgggtgttttttcttatctcAACTATTTCTCCTAATGCAAtgaagccaatgggcattttATTATGGCGACCTTTTTCTCCAAATGGATtgatcaatgggcgtttttcttatggcgactttttttttccaaatgcattaaagtcaatgggcattttttcttatggcgatttttttctcctaagtgcaggggcacacaggcagattcggggagatttagtcgcctgtcgactaatcgcctcttcttaggggtgacaatctccccgaactgccttccccctgccttctgcctgctataatgagaaaacgccagcacaaTGGCACTTGcatcgcttcgatttccgaagtcgccagaagttgcctcacgaggaaacctcaggcaacttcggaaatcgaagcactgtgagtgcattgccgcaggcgatttcacattttagcagggggaaggcagttcagggagattgtcgtcccaaagtcgccaggcaactaaatctccccgaatctgcccgtgtgcccctgccctaatgcattaaagttaataaccgttttttcttatggcaacttttttctccaaatggattaatcaatgggcgttttccttatggcgactttttttctccaaatgcattaaagtcagtggttGTTTTTTCTCATGGgcattttttgtggcaaaattttcCGCTGGGAAATTtctctgcagttttgtgaaaaagttTGCACATGTTGAAATTCGGAAATTGTGCCATGGATCCATCACTAAACGTCAGTGCTTACTCCTCAATGAACTGCAGTGACTTTAACTGCTCTCTATGGGCCATGGCTTAGAAACAGTGTCAGAGAGGGCACCTCGGGGCCCCTTGCGTATGCGTAAAAGCTGGCGCTCCTGCGGAAAAACTGGTGCACCACGTGCATGCACGAAAGCCAGTCCACCGTGTGCATACACGAACGTCAGATCACAACCCGCAATCGAGAAATGCTGTGCTGAAAACCTGAACACAGAGcagcacatgtttttttttttcgtttcgcCCAAtcggggagcgggtctgggctggcggggtcccaccgggttttttcccagtgtcctgccaccccagtccaaccctgcttccgacttccctccctggccctCAGTGCGGCTAAACAGAAAAGAAGGTAGGCACGGGGAGCCGGGGGCCAGAGGTTGCTTTGCATCTGGGGTGAGGGTCCCATGGAGGTGGGGGGtcccggaccccccagtctgacgctgctttgaaagaggggaaatggggagggAAACTAGGGTTAGAAGGGGATATGGAGGAAAAGTGGAATTAGGCTAGAGGACCTGATTTGAAAAAAAGGGGAATAGAAAGAAATGTGGGGAGGTGCAGCAGAGGGCCCCCCAGATTTCAAGGACCAATCACATGTTACAGCAGATAATAGATTACCAATGACATGCCCATAGACACACTGTATCATGTCACACAAATGTCACCTTTATTTAATATCAATCCAAAAGCCGCTCGGCAGAAAACATACATCCAGTCATTGATtcatagaaggaaaaaaaaaaggttcacgTTGCTTGGAACCAAATCATTCGTTTAGCCAGGGAACGGCAAATCCACACATTTCAGTTTGATGGATGATATTTCTTTGCCTGACCTTGTCTGACAGTCACTGAAAGGCAACTGTCAGTCACAATTAGCCCTGCTGTTATACCAGTCATTATAGTATGGCCACACGGAATGTTCATCATCTCCTCTGTAGCGCCCCAGAGAGGCAaccagtattatatatatatatatatatatatatatatatatatatatatatatatatatatacacgtccTGTACTAATGGAGTTCATTGCATTAACCACTTGATTGCTGTATGACAGTGTGTCCTGTTATACATTGCACTTTCTTTAAATCTTGGGTATCCCCAGGGTCAAATCTAGAAGGGTGCATGGACAGTAATCTTATTAGAAGTTCTGTACTACACACTGTACTTGCTCAAGCCCAATAGGGGATTCCTGGAAGACTGGAAAGAAATGATTGTATGTTTCTCAGCGACAAGCACCCCTTGCTGGTCTTTTGAAGAAGAGGAACACCAGCCTGGGGGTGCAGGTAAGCTCCTAGAATCACTGGGGTACGTCTAACAACTTGGTACTCCCCCATTGATTTTTCCTTTCAAACTGTATACCCCCGCAGGTTGGTGGCTGTGTATGCTgccctttttaaaggggacctaccacccgaaaaaaaaatgttcaaaacccCATTTTATCATGTTACTTAAACAAAATAAACCgtaattaaactatataatttatttaaatcttgtttcttcagtctgggaattcataattataacaagcaggcaggagccattttgtggacactgttattaagacaagtcttgtatcatctcagaatcttgtttgtgcaccagaatgggggacctgatgtccatccccatgtcctggttacacaattaaatggtgaagagaacgggggaatgtggggagagcagtgacatgtaggaagtgctgaatggaaagtgaaagtaattgcctaaggtatagaggaggggcagactatATGTGTTTGATAACTCAgacttttaaatgcatttaaaacagctatgaatgcttcaataaaaaaaagaatttggatttcatgtttaatttgaaaaggacttttattatacagatttttatgtctaggtgacgggtccactttaaaggaaaactataccccccaaacaatgtaggtctctataaaagatatggcataaaacagctcatatgtaaaactctgcttcatgtaaataaaccattttcataataatatgcttttttagtagtatgtgccattggataatcataaatagaaactgccattttaaagaataagggccgccccctgggattgtatgattcacgatgcacacagacaaaccatacatgttaggtcacatgagcccattaacagacagagttctgtcttttgctttcacacttcttcctgttacagttagagttgtagtatttctggtcaggtgatctcttcctgttacagttagagctgcagtatttctggtcaggtgatctcttcctgttacagtcagagctgcggtatttctggtcaggtgatctcttcctgttacagttagagctgcagtatttctggtcaggtgatctcttcctgttacagttaaagctgcggtatttctggtcaggtgatctcttcctgttagagttagagctgcggtatttctggtcaggtgatcgcttcctgttacagttagagctgcggtatttctggtcaggtgatctcttcctgttacagttagagctgcagtatttctggtcaggtgatctcttcctgttacagttagagctgcggtatttctggtcaggtgatctctttctgttacagttagagttgcagtatttctggtcaggtgatctcttcctgttacagttagagctgcagtatttctggtcagctgatttctgaggcagcacacagaccatcacgaaatggtggctcaaggcaagagatgtaaacgggcaagatttaaatatatattctagtttgataagattcttaaatatgccacttaatttgatgtaacctatctgttgctcaagtattcattttgggtgtatagttttcctttaaacaccagTGATAACAgcatttttaaaattggttttggGTAGTCCTAGCTGGGCGAGTTCTGTAGAGCAGTGGGGGGTTTAGGGGAATTGTGTTGACGCATTGGCTCTGCATaggtatttaaatatacattatgatatgatgatgatgatagagaaATGGAATATTCCATGGGGAGAGTTGCCTCATTATCAGCTGTAATCAATGCAGTTATTAGCAGCTTCTTATATTCCTCTTCTATCTTTAGCCCGGGCAATGAAGGAGACATTATACATTTATGATCAGCAGTGTCCAGCTACACCACTCAATCCCCCTGATGATTTGCATAGATTGGTAGGCTTCATTCTCctagtaaataagccccactgcCTTTTGGGCAAGAGCCGATTGATTAAACTAAAGGAAGGTGCAAAATAAAGGTGTAAAGtgcccttttttatttcttttttgcactttgccccagaAGCTGCACCTGAGGATGAatttttaggggtatatttatcaaagagtgaagttaaagatcgacacagtcctctagagtgaaattctgccactctccattcatttctatgggatttagaaaggcgtatttatcaaaggatgagctTTCACTTTCGCCCaatgataaatacgcttttaaaaatcccatagaaataaatggaaagtggtggaatttcactctagatgactgtggcatcctctaacttcactctttgataaatacaccccttagAGAGCAGGTGATTATATACACAGGCTAGGGGTACAGGGCTGCGGTGCTGCACTTTGCTCTGCAATTAGCACTGGATAGtgatgaatttattcaccaggcgcgaatttgcggcgaattcccatgattcgcccttggcgaataaattttcgaaactgcagcgaaaattgtttttggatgccagcgccgtttcgcaaattttatgccgttttgcgaatttcacagcccaaattcgcccatcactagcactgGATTCTTAAATGGGGCAATttaccttttagtatattatgaaatggccaattctcagcaacttttcagttggccttcattttttttttaatagtttctgaattatttgtcttgttcttttgactctttccagctttcaaatggggatcactaaccccatttaaaaaacacaaatgctctgtaaggctacaaatgtattgttattgctactttttattgctcatctttctattcagtcctctcctattcatattaaggcatggttgctagggtaatttggaccctagcaaccagatggctgaaaccgcaaactggagagctgctgaataaaaagcaaaataactcaaaaaccaccaataataaaaaatgaaaaccaattgcaaattgtatcaaaatatccctctctacatcatactgacagttaatttcaagttgtacaacccctttaaaccgaCGGATGGTGCCGGGTATA encodes:
- the ccdc172.L gene encoding coiled-coil domain-containing protein 172 (The RefSeq protein has 2 substitutions compared to this genomic sequence) — protein: MSLDSLFEYILLTEQQASEMNRHLREVKAEIHRCQEEARNLSGRLEEAKVILETKVHLLAEKKCERLLLKKHHDVLECQKEDLLKEKEELTTILAGIKKQMAEEEEKFMKEVMEFNSNYGLTSKRDVLLREQAKAEMERLEMEAEALMNEMESLKHESFHLNTLQVQKKTINNKLAQLQNTLKDIEDKISEAIETTERLEAEKILVSQKPQSDAECLRLKKELELYSNEDFEAVYEALRMEIEFLQMKISQQSGKQ